In Streptomyces violaceusniger Tu 4113, one DNA window encodes the following:
- a CDS encoding MarR family winged helix-turn-helix transcriptional regulator, translating to MDFLTGTTTDQAPADPAATDDMLASQPIGYWSGQVHAVVTRHLRDAMAGIDVTQPQYWVLNSVKYSPAAPSRDEIAAQLLPLADGQHEIPRVVAQLLHRGWLRTDAGHRLYLTEAGEAARMRLRELVTELRAVVHDGISDEEYVAALKVLRRMIFNVEGARNP from the coding sequence ATGGACTTCCTGACCGGCACCACCACCGACCAGGCGCCGGCCGATCCGGCTGCCACCGACGACATGCTGGCCAGTCAGCCCATCGGCTACTGGAGTGGTCAGGTTCACGCGGTCGTTACCCGGCATCTGCGTGACGCCATGGCTGGGATCGACGTCACGCAGCCGCAGTACTGGGTACTCAACAGCGTCAAGTACTCGCCTGCGGCGCCGAGCCGCGACGAGATAGCCGCCCAGCTATTGCCCCTCGCGGACGGGCAACACGAGATCCCCCGTGTCGTCGCCCAGTTGCTGCACCGCGGCTGGCTGCGGACCGACGCCGGACATCGTCTGTACCTCACCGAGGCAGGCGAAGCCGCCAGGATGCGGCTGCGCGAGCTGGTAACCGAACTTCGTGCTGTGGTCCACGACGGCATCAGCGATGAGGAGTACGTGGCGGCGCTCAAGGTGCTGCGCCGGATGATCTTCAACGTCGAGGGCGCCAGGAACCCGTAG
- a CDS encoding FAD-dependent oxidoreductase, translating to MSSRGREFNGGKILPSAADQDGLMDAANRARVVAYVKRYLPGLAPVPYAETTCLFTNPPTEDFLVDSAAGITLVSPCSGHGAKFAPLIGEIAADVATRSSPPPEQFRVPSRLGRPRRGDDQTSCPEW from the coding sequence TTGTCAAGTCGCGGCAGGGAGTTCAACGGCGGCAAGATCCTTCCCTCCGCGGCCGACCAGGACGGCCTGATGGATGCGGCCAACCGCGCCCGGGTGGTGGCCTACGTCAAGCGCTACCTTCCCGGACTGGCCCCAGTCCCGTACGCCGAGACGACCTGCCTGTTCACCAATCCCCCCACCGAGGACTTCCTCGTCGACAGCGCCGCGGGCATCACCCTGGTCTCACCCTGCTCGGGGCACGGCGCCAAGTTCGCACCACTCATCGGCGAGATCGCCGCCGACGTGGCAACGCGATCCTCACCGCCCCCGGAGCAGTTCAGGGTGCCCTCGCGCCTGGGACGGCCCAGGCGCGGTGATGACCAGACGAGCTGTCCCGAATGGTGA
- a CDS encoding helix-turn-helix domain-containing protein produces MLTTVLNTAHLPPADREMAWAETTGQALMATRISFLEPDRIEARIQTMPLGPVQLTVMSYTPLSSRRTPRLIRQSDPEMYQIALTIAGQQSIEQARMYASIGPGDLLLYDSSRPFTAIAGPNPPGARAMLLQFPRRLLPLPEKAVAPLCGTVLPGRAGVGRLLCQMLTGLADTHADLTSADSTRLGTTAVDLAAALLAHHTDRQTLIPAGSRQRALFEQISSYITTHLHDPGLTPGAIAATHFISTRYLHRIFQQHGATVGDVIRQQRLARCRRDLADPSQHSVPIAAIAMRWGYPRPSDFTRAFRAASGMTPSEYRSAGGEAESSRSTS; encoded by the coding sequence ATGCTGACCACTGTGCTGAACACCGCCCACCTGCCACCCGCCGACCGAGAGATGGCCTGGGCGGAGACGACGGGGCAGGCCCTGATGGCCACCCGCATCAGCTTCCTGGAGCCCGACCGGATCGAAGCCCGGATCCAGACCATGCCCCTTGGGCCGGTTCAGCTGACGGTGATGTCCTACACACCGCTGTCATCCCGGCGCACGCCCCGGCTCATACGGCAGTCCGATCCGGAGATGTACCAGATCGCGCTGACCATCGCGGGACAGCAGAGCATCGAACAGGCCCGGATGTACGCGTCGATTGGTCCCGGTGACCTGCTTCTGTACGACAGCTCGCGGCCGTTCACCGCCATTGCGGGCCCGAATCCCCCAGGAGCCCGGGCGATGCTGTTGCAGTTCCCCCGGCGCCTCCTGCCACTGCCGGAGAAGGCCGTGGCTCCGCTGTGTGGAACGGTGCTTCCCGGACGAGCGGGTGTCGGGCGGCTCCTGTGCCAGATGCTGACCGGCCTCGCCGATACGCACGCCGATCTCACCTCCGCTGACAGCACCCGGCTGGGCACCACCGCGGTCGATCTCGCGGCGGCCCTGCTCGCTCACCACACCGACCGGCAGACCCTGATTCCAGCCGGGTCACGGCAGCGTGCACTGTTCGAGCAGATCAGTTCCTACATCACCACCCACCTGCACGATCCCGGCCTCACGCCAGGCGCCATAGCCGCGACACACTTCATTTCCACGCGCTACCTGCACCGCATCTTCCAACAGCACGGTGCCACGGTCGGCGACGTCATCCGGCAGCAGCGCCTCGCCCGCTGCCGACGGGACCTGGCCGACCCTTCCCAGCACAGCGTCCCCATCGCCGCCATCGCCATGCGCTGGGGATACCCCAGGCCATCCGACTTCACCCGCGCCTTCCGCGCCGCTAGCGGCATGACTCCGAGCGAGTACCGCTCCGCCGGCGGCGAAGCCGAATCATCAAGATCGACATCGTAA
- a CDS encoding GNAT family N-acetyltransferase, which yields MTEPGSVAWPPAPIKTERLVLRESESRDRAAFIELFTSPEVGTYLGGPRPRDECERALPETPERRPGLFVIEFDGAMIGTIELNRRDAERRSHVRPDAGEAELGYLLLPEAWGHGYAAEACAAALDWFAEALPGEPVVLCTQTANDRSMRLAAKLGFTEVHRYEAWGAEQWMGVWSPVTPPA from the coding sequence ATGACTGAACCAGGATCCGTCGCCTGGCCACCTGCCCCGATCAAGACCGAGCGGCTGGTGCTCCGCGAGTCCGAGTCCCGGGACCGTGCGGCGTTCATCGAGCTGTTCACCTCGCCGGAGGTGGGCACCTACCTGGGGGGCCCTCGACCGCGTGATGAGTGCGAGCGTGCGTTGCCCGAGACGCCCGAGAGGCGCCCCGGCCTTTTCGTGATCGAGTTCGACGGAGCGATGATCGGCACCATCGAGCTGAACCGGCGCGACGCGGAGCGTCGGAGTCATGTCCGTCCGGATGCCGGGGAGGCCGAACTCGGCTACCTGCTCCTGCCGGAGGCATGGGGACACGGGTACGCCGCCGAGGCGTGCGCGGCGGCACTCGACTGGTTCGCCGAAGCGCTTCCCGGCGAGCCGGTGGTGCTCTGCACCCAGACCGCCAACGACCGCTCGATGCGCCTCGCGGCGAAGCTGGGGTTCACCGAGGTGCACAGGTACGAGGCGTGGGGCGCCGAACAGTGGATGGGCGTGTGGTCCCCGGTCACGCCGCCCGCTTGA
- a CDS encoding SHOCT-like domain-containing protein, which yields MNEQRRQILEMLAEGKITADEAERLIEALQREQPETPPGTTSRPKARAKYLRVVMDAEDDTGGGPTRLNVRIPLQLLRAGVRLTTLLPPAAIAKVNAELDRAGVPIDLAELKPQHLDDLIDHLDDVIVDLDDPGSKMQVYCE from the coding sequence ATGAACGAGCAGCGCCGCCAGATCCTGGAGATGCTGGCCGAAGGAAAGATCACCGCGGACGAGGCCGAGCGGCTGATCGAAGCGCTCCAGCGCGAGCAGCCCGAGACGCCACCGGGAACGACGTCCCGCCCGAAGGCCCGTGCCAAGTACCTCCGCGTGGTCATGGACGCCGAGGACGACACCGGCGGCGGCCCCACCCGGCTCAACGTCCGTATCCCGCTGCAACTGCTGCGTGCCGGCGTCCGGCTCACCACCCTGCTCCCACCGGCGGCCATCGCCAAGGTCAACGCGGAGCTGGACAGGGCCGGGGTTCCGATCGACCTCGCCGAGCTCAAGCCGCAGCACCTCGATGACCTCATCGACCATCTCGACGACGTCATCGTCGACCTCGACGACCCCGGCTCCAAGATGCAGGTCTACTGCGAGTGA
- a CDS encoding HutD/Ves family protein, producing MQSPKKPSGEPGNGSAADTAHIIPMATLEPQGWANGRGWTREIHREPAAGSPEAVTWRLSLADIEDTGPFSPFPGMQRHLLSAAPVPLQLSIDGVVHDLRYTQIVTFGGTAEVATTAVHGRARALNLMVRSGIRGSLDLLGGDAQLSVSAACATALVVLDGIVVFGGRRLERFDTILPGAEETPLTLQDATVAGVRVETSATDAAPAPA from the coding sequence ATGCAATCACCGAAGAAGCCCTCCGGAGAACCGGGAAACGGCTCGGCGGCGGACACCGCACACATCATCCCGATGGCCACGCTCGAACCACAGGGGTGGGCCAACGGACGAGGCTGGACCCGCGAGATCCACCGTGAGCCCGCCGCGGGTTCCCCGGAGGCGGTCACGTGGCGGCTGAGCCTCGCGGACATCGAGGACACCGGCCCCTTCTCACCCTTTCCCGGGATGCAGCGCCATCTGCTGTCGGCCGCCCCCGTGCCCCTTCAACTGTCCATCGACGGCGTCGTCCACGATCTGCGTTACACCCAGATCGTCACGTTCGGCGGGACCGCCGAAGTGGCCACGACCGCCGTTCACGGCAGGGCGCGGGCGCTCAACCTCATGGTGCGCAGCGGCATCCGCGGCAGCCTCGACCTCCTCGGGGGCGACGCGCAGTTGTCGGTCTCGGCCGCGTGCGCCACCGCTCTGGTGGTCCTCGACGGCATCGTCGTGTTCGGCGGCCGACGGCTGGAGCGTTTCGACACCATCCTTCCTGGCGCCGAAGAGACACCACTCACTCTCCAGGACGCGACCGTGGCCGGGGTGCGCGTCGAGACGTCGGCGACGGATGCCGCGCCCGCCCCCGCCTAG
- a CDS encoding phosphatase PAP2 family protein, which produces MTGRSAPAVLPPSLRVWLGPIAALAALVVVVLGVRFAGDSKPGMVDARIWAAVDGMGSPWRHVALATDFLGEPVGAATLVVATVTGCLLLRRPRAAVLVVVGAGMTVGTATLLKSLVGRTIHGADNLSYPSGHTAFLTALALVVALLATGRLGLGRTAGTSLVLAAALVAGAAMGWAQVALGAHYPTDVLGGWCTALAVIPATAWLVDRMADRVDRMADAGRWERR; this is translated from the coding sequence GTGACCGGCCGGTCGGCGCCTGCGGTGCTGCCCCCATCGCTGCGCGTGTGGCTCGGGCCGATCGCGGCTCTCGCCGCGCTGGTGGTCGTCGTGCTCGGGGTCCGGTTTGCCGGTGACAGCAAGCCCGGCATGGTGGACGCGCGGATCTGGGCGGCGGTGGACGGTATGGGGTCGCCGTGGCGGCACGTCGCTCTGGCCACGGACTTCTTGGGGGAGCCAGTGGGAGCGGCGACGCTGGTCGTGGCCACCGTGACGGGTTGCCTGCTGCTTCGGCGTCCTCGCGCGGCGGTGCTCGTCGTTGTCGGCGCCGGCATGACCGTGGGGACCGCGACCCTGCTCAAGTCCCTGGTGGGACGCACCATCCACGGCGCCGACAACCTTTCCTACCCGAGCGGGCACACCGCCTTCCTCACCGCGCTCGCCCTCGTGGTGGCGCTGCTCGCGACCGGTCGGCTCGGCCTCGGCAGGACGGCCGGCACGTCACTCGTGCTCGCCGCGGCGCTGGTTGCCGGCGCCGCCATGGGCTGGGCGCAGGTGGCCCTGGGCGCGCACTACCCGACCGACGTCCTCGGCGGCTGGTGCACCGCGCTGGCGGTGATTCCGGCGACCGCGTGGCTGGTCGACCGGATGGCTGACCGGGTCGATCGGATGGCCGACGCCGGTCGGTGGGAGCGTCGCTGA
- a CDS encoding DUF2089 domain-containing protein, which translates to MDWQDLTDLTRGRPFVVERVRLADSGVAIEGQFEPPQLAQLGIDDQIFVAAFVRAHGSIKEMERIFGVSYPTIKSRLKRIAEHLDFVDVDPAPTSAADVVDRLRRGEITTEDALAELERDR; encoded by the coding sequence ATGGACTGGCAGGACCTGACGGACCTGACGCGCGGTCGGCCGTTCGTGGTCGAGCGGGTCCGCCTCGCCGACAGCGGCGTCGCGATCGAGGGGCAGTTCGAGCCGCCGCAGCTGGCCCAACTCGGCATCGACGACCAGATCTTCGTCGCCGCGTTCGTCCGGGCGCACGGATCCATCAAGGAGATGGAGCGGATCTTCGGGGTGAGCTACCCGACCATCAAGTCCCGACTGAAGCGGATCGCCGAGCACCTCGACTTCGTCGACGTCGACCCAGCACCCACCAGCGCCGCCGACGTCGTCGACCGCCTGCGCCGGGGAGAGATCACCACCGAGGACGCCCTGGCCGAACTGGAGCGGGACCGATGA
- a CDS encoding glutamate-1-semialdehyde 2,1-aminomutase: MDTEALHLPLSRTANERLHAMIPGGAHTYAKGDDQYPENLAPVISHGRGAHVWDIDGNRYLEYGSGLRSVSLGHAHPRVNEAVRRELDRGSNFVRPSIVEVEAAERFLATVPTAEMVKFAKNGSDATTAAVRLARAATGRPRVAICADHPFFSVDDWFIGTTPMSVGVPAATNELTVAFPYGDLAAAEELLTRYQDEVACLILEPATHSEPPLGYLAGLRELADRHGCVLIFDEMITGFRWSEAGAQGLYGVVPDLSTFGKALGNGFAVSALAGRRELMELGGLRHSGDRVFLLSTTHGAETHSLAAAMAVQTTYAEEGVTAQLHALGARLAAGVREAAASMGVGDHLVIRGRASNLVFATLDENRQPSQQYRTLFLRRLLAGGVLAPSFVVSSALGDADIDHTVDVVAEACAVYRKALEAADPTPWLAGRPVKPVFRRLA, translated from the coding sequence GTGGACACCGAAGCGCTTCACCTGCCGCTGTCGCGGACCGCCAACGAGCGGCTGCACGCCATGATCCCCGGGGGCGCGCACACCTACGCCAAGGGCGACGACCAGTACCCCGAGAACCTGGCCCCGGTCATCAGCCACGGCCGCGGTGCCCACGTGTGGGACATCGACGGCAACCGCTACCTCGAGTACGGCTCCGGCCTGCGGTCGGTCAGCCTCGGCCACGCCCACCCACGTGTGAACGAGGCGGTGCGGCGGGAACTCGACCGCGGCAGCAACTTCGTCCGGCCGTCCATCGTGGAGGTCGAGGCCGCGGAACGCTTCCTGGCCACGGTGCCGACCGCCGAGATGGTGAAGTTCGCGAAGAACGGCTCCGACGCCACCACCGCCGCGGTGCGCCTCGCCCGCGCCGCCACCGGGCGCCCGCGGGTGGCCATCTGCGCCGACCATCCGTTCTTCTCCGTCGACGATTGGTTCATCGGCACCACGCCGATGTCCGTTGGCGTTCCGGCGGCGACCAACGAGCTCACCGTGGCCTTCCCTTACGGGGACCTGGCCGCCGCGGAGGAGCTGCTCACCCGGTACCAGGACGAGGTCGCCTGCCTGATCCTCGAACCCGCCACCCATAGCGAGCCGCCACTGGGGTACCTCGCCGGACTGCGCGAGCTGGCCGACCGGCACGGCTGCGTACTGATCTTCGATGAGATGATCACCGGCTTCCGCTGGTCCGAGGCGGGCGCCCAGGGCCTGTACGGCGTCGTCCCCGACCTCTCCACGTTCGGCAAGGCGTTGGGCAACGGATTCGCCGTCTCCGCGCTGGCCGGGCGCCGCGAACTGATGGAGCTGGGTGGGCTGCGTCACTCCGGCGACCGGGTGTTCCTGCTGTCCACCACGCATGGCGCGGAAACCCACTCGCTGGCCGCCGCGATGGCCGTCCAGACCACCTATGCCGAGGAAGGCGTCACCGCCCAACTGCACGCCCTCGGGGCGCGGTTGGCGGCGGGTGTCCGGGAGGCCGCGGCGAGTATGGGCGTCGGCGACCACCTCGTCATCCGGGGCCGAGCCAGCAACCTGGTCTTCGCCACCCTCGACGAGAACCGGCAGCCGTCGCAGCAGTACCGCACCCTGTTCCTGCGCCGGCTCCTCGCCGGCGGGGTGCTGGCCCCGTCGTTCGTGGTGAGCAGCGCGCTCGGCGACGCCGACATCGATCACACCGTCGATGTGGTGGCCGAGGCGTGTGCGGTATACCGGAAGGCACTGGAGGCCGCTGACCCCACTCCCTGGCTGGCCGGACGACCGGTGAAACCCGTATTCCGCCGCTTGGCGTGA